The Bradyrhizobium barranii subsp. barranii genome segment CAATCAGGTCGAAGTATGGTTTTCCATCTTGCAGGGGCAGTCGCTCAGCGGCACCTCCTTCACGAGCCTCAAGCAGCTTCAGGAACACATCGATGCCTACGTCAACGCATACAACGACAGAGCCGAGCCCTTCGTCTGGACCAAGAAAAAGGTCCGTCAACGCCGTTTCAAAGGCCGCCGTATCACTCAGCTCTGATTCCGGGTACTAGAGCAAGCCCGAAAGAGAACGGTAAGGCTGTGGGCCGAGCAGTCGCCGTTCGATCTGAAGGATGTCCTGAAACGTCGCGGCTACAGATGGAGCGACGGCAGCCCAGATCCTGGTACATCGACGTCGGCGAGGCGGCTGTCAACGACGAGATCGCTTTCCTCAAGGCGGAGATCTACCTGCGCGAGATCGCCCTCGCCTGCAGACGTTGACCGCCTTTATCCGTTTTTCACCGTGGGCATAGAAACGTGCCCCCGGGTACTCACCGGGGCCGCGGCACGGTGGTCATGCGGCGGACCCGCAACCAAGGCGGCGAAGTCGTTCAGGCTGATCGCGGGCGAGCGAGCGAGCGCCGATCGCACCCATATGAGTTTTATGGCCATATTCTAAAATATTATGTAAAACTAATATCCTTTTGATATTGCGTAAAAATCATATTCGGCTATATGTCTTAAATCTCATACGGGATGACGGCATGATTTTGAAGACAATCAGTGACTTAGGACTGGCCGTCCGGGAAGCCCGCCGTCGGCGGAAGCTGACCCAGAAGCAACTCGCCCAGACGCTGGGGACCACCCAAGAGTGGATCTCGCAGTTCGAGACCGGCCGCCTGGAGAATCCGAGCCTCGGAACGGTGCTAAAGGCCTTCGCCGCGCTGGGGATCGACCTGAACATCGACAGTGTGCCGGGATCTCTACGGAACAACGACTTGGATACCGGTGATCTGGCGCTCGACGAGCCGAGCTTTCTCAAGGGACGGCGGCGATGAGCAAATTCATGAACGTCCTGATGGGCGGCGTCCCGATCGGCCGTCTCGAGCAGATGGATACCGGCGTCCTGGCCATCGAGTACGCCGATGGTTGGCTCGCGGCCGACAGGGTTCAAATTCCGCTTTCGATGTCCCTGCCTCTCGCCGCCAAGAAGCACTCCGGCGCAAAGGTGGCCAACTATCTCTGGAATCTGCTTCCGGACAGCGACCAGACCCTGCAGAAATGGGGACAGATCTACGGCGTGTCGCCGAACAGCGCGTTCGCTCTGCTGTCGAAGGTCGGAGAGGATTGCGCCGGCGCGATCCAGATCGTCACCGACGAGTGGATGGCCGCCAATGCGGATTCGCCTGGGGAGGTTCAGTGGATCGACGAGGCGGAGGTCGCGAACCGCCTCAAGCGCCTGCGCGAGGAGAGGACCTGGACGGGACGTCGCGACGGCGACCGGGGGCATTTCAGTCTCGCCGGCGCGCAGCCGAAGATGGCCTTACTGTTCGACGGAAAGCGATGGGGCGTACCGAGCGGCCGCCGGGCGACCACGCACATCCTCAAGCCGCCGATGCCTCACCTGCGAGGCACGACCGAGAACGAGTACGCGTGCCTGCGCCTCGCGAACCACCTCGGGATCACGGCGGCCGAAGCTAAGGTCGGGAAGTTTGGCGAAGAGGTCGCGATCGTCGTCACCCGGTACGACCGCGAGATCGACAAGGACGGCGTCGTCAGACGATTCCACCAGGAAGACATGTGCCAGGCGCTCGGCGTGCATCCCGCCGTCAAGTACCAGAGCGAGGGCGGACCCTCGATCGAGCAGATCACCAACGACGTGCTGCGCTATGCTACCGATCCGGAGGCGGACAAGGCGGCGTTCGCTGACATGATCGCCTTCAGCTTCCTGGTGCTCGGTACCGACGCGCACGCGAAGAACTTCTCAGTCATCCACCTCCCGGGCCGGCGGATGTTTCTTGCGCCACTCTACGACGTCCTGAGCTTCGTGCCTTACGACAACGACGAACATGAGCGGCGACGCCTGCGCATGGCGATGAAGATCGGCGGCTATTACAAGTTCTCAGAAGTCCTGCCGCGGCATTGGAGACGCCAGGCGGAACTGATGAAAATGGATCCCGACGAGATGATCGCGCGATTGGTGGTGCTCGGCGAGAAGATTCCCGACGCGCTCAGCGACGTCGTGAAGGAGGCGAGGGTCGAGGGCCTGAAAGAACCGGTGCTTGACACGATGCTGGACGGAATCTCGGCGCGCGGCAAAGCGATCGTGCAGCAATACTCGGCGTGAACGCGCCGCGCTCGGGATCGTCGATGAGGTAGGCGTGACGCCGACGGACGCCGTCGGCGCCCGTCCGACGCTCAAATCCGATGACCAAAGTTTGTGTGAAGATTTGGGAAGGCATCGAAGACACCGCCGAAAAAGGACGAGCTAATAAAATCGTTCGACCGCGAGGCAGACAATCAACTAAGAAAACAATTATCAAAAGGCATAATATCGAAGGTGTACGATTGGCTCTCGCGACCGAGATAGGATAGCCAGCGCCAATTGCCATCCCGACCGCTCAAGTTCTTCGATGTGGACACCGAAGAAGCTGAGGGTTGGCCGGCTTGAGCTTGATATTACACGCGCCATGTTGTCGCAGGGTGCTACTTTGCAGAGGGATTCGCGAGCGATCAGCCCGAGCTAACGAGCGGAAACCCCTGTAAGTGGATCACTAGATTCGGCGCCGGCAGTTATTTGCAACTGAAATCTCCGCGCCGTCCCGGTACATGTCGTGGTTTCCCGAAAACGTATAGACCTGCGCCCGTTTTCCAAGCTTTCCAAAGACGTCGTCCAAGATGGAGGAGAAGTTCGATTTGCACCCATCCGGGGGGCCAGGCTAATGGACAACCTAGATCGAAGACGGCCGACCTGTTATTGGCTGAGGGAGCACGGCAATTTCGATCTGCTCGATGTTGGCAGCAATGGGCAGTTGGACATGGCGGCTTGAGTCGCTCTCATTCATCCACCATTGCGAGATAGTCCGAGAGTCGCATCCGACGATAGCCGGGCCGCTGCGGCGCCTCGTCTCCCGGTGTAACCATCAGCACGCTCTCCTCGCCGCGCGGCCGTGGGACGAACTTTTTGGGCGGGACCGGGTCGGCGCGATCCCAGTCGATCTCAAACGCGTCCGCAAAGTACTTTGCAATTCCGGCGTGATCGAAGATCAGTGAAGCATCGCGGTTGGTCGATACCCCCATGCCACTCCAATTGTGACTCCCGATCAGGACGCGCTTGCCGTCGACGACCATACCCTTGGTATGATGGTTGGGGATTTGCTTGAGACGCGAGTCGATGTCGACCCCCTTCGACTTAAAATACCAGGCAGAGTGGGTGGGATCCGAGAACTTCTTGCTGCTGTCCGCGCGCAGGATCACGCGGGCATCGTCCAGCGAAACCAGCTTGTCGGTCAGTTCGCCGATCAGATCGTCGATGTAGCCGCGATGCTGCCGCGGGTTGCTCGGCATTCCGATATAGGGGATCTGGAACACGAGGCTGCGCCTTGCGGAGCGGATCAGCTTCAAAACGGCCTCGCTGTACACTCCGCCTTCGCGGTCGGGCGTGAGCAGAGGGGCCGCGACAATGCTTTCGGTGATCTCCAGGGGCTTCTTCAGCCGCGCTGGCGGCCGGCGTTCGCGCGGCCGCTCGATGGCTTCGAAGACGGACTCCGGCACATCGACCAGCGGCTCGCGATCATCCGCTTTCACCGGCACTTCCTTGCCGCCAAGGTCATGCGACCGCCGCACATCCTGAAGGATGTGCTCGCGAAATCGCTCGGCCAGAGTTGGGCTTTGAACAATCACGTGCCACTCGCGATTGCCGGGCAGGTCCTCCTCCGTAGCCCTGTCGCGCTCGGATTGATCGATGATCGGCTGGCTCGACGAACTCTTCCAGTTGCCAGAGGACAGCCAGAACTTGTCATCGTTCCGGACGGTGACCTTGATGTGATAGGACTGCTGAACCAGGCCGGTTGTTCCGAGCGGAACGGCGATGCGCTTGAACTTGCCATCGCCGAACCGATCGGCCCACTTCTGAAAGATCGCCTCTGCATCGAATTCGGTAGTCTCGTCGTCAACGTCAGCGAACGTCTTGAAGTCGGCTGCCAGGATGATCTTCGTTCCGGCAGCGAGACGTTTTGCCATCAGGTCGCTAATGGCTGATGCACGAAATTCGTATATCGCCGAAACCCAGGAGCCGGCATCCTCGCTCATAAAGGCCTTCAGCTCATCGAAGCCGTATTCCGGGCTGACGTGCGCGCGCACCGTCATCAGTTCTTCGACCGGACTCAACTGGTATTTTGGATCGCGGCGGGCATCGTCGTCGTAAGCGTTCGGAGCCGCGGCGGCCTCGAGAGACATCAGGCCCTCGAGCTGCTCTTCGACCGTGGCCGGGGCGTATTGGACCTGATAGCCCTGGAACGAATGCGGTCCGTCCGCGCGCAGCCCCTCCAGCGCGCCTGGTTGCGCTGACACGGCGATGCAGGGCGTATCGCCGATGCGGCCGTCATCCTCAAGATAGCCGACGCGCGCTGCGAGCACGCCTT includes the following:
- a CDS encoding helix-turn-helix domain-containing protein; this translates as MILKTISDLGLAVREARRRRKLTQKQLAQTLGTTQEWISQFETGRLENPSLGTVLKAFAALGIDLNIDSVPGSLRNNDLDTGDLALDEPSFLKGRRR
- a CDS encoding trypsin-like peptidase domain-containing protein, which encodes MLARNPDAAQSVAKRIRDKAGLETANLEEAPPSPRDVIDLLTRSPIADLETIVSEERPVFFVERNGEAGLNFEDVSLIGVEAQTLFELSKQSRAVPEGLVDRVGRIDLVDFPGGAPFAGTGWLIDAGIIVTNRHVANVFARRQGQGFVFRQGAGGGTMSTVWDTGHFRDAASGGLRRQIAEVLYIEPDDGPNDIAFMRLASLGHGDELPPFKIAGSDALENTAVFTLGYPAKAPPSRISDQALMQRLYRGIYDVKRFAPGYITAPRAGATTHDCTTLGGNSGSVVVDFKTREVVGLHFAGIYKETNLAVPASQLNFYVAKKRWTLPLVIESRPAIAQAPQPAPGGRGTVSVTVPVTITVDLGTISTVAGAARVGMSVEHAAEAFWKQKPEGVLAARVGYLEDDGRIGDTPCIAVSAQPGALEGLRADGPHSFQGYQVQYAPATVEEQLEGLMSLEAAAAPNAYDDDARRDPKYQLSPVEELMTVRAHVSPEYGFDELKAFMSEDAGSWVSAIYEFRASAISDLMAKRLAAGTKIILAADFKTFADVDDETTEFDAEAIFQKWADRFGDGKFKRIAVPLGTTGLVQQSYHIKVTVRNDDKFWLSSGNWKSSSSQPIIDQSERDRATEEDLPGNREWHVIVQSPTLAERFREHILQDVRRSHDLGGKEVPVKADDREPLVDVPESVFEAIERPRERRPPARLKKPLEITESIVAAPLLTPDREGGVYSEAVLKLIRSARRSLVFQIPYIGMPSNPRQHRGYIDDLIGELTDKLVSLDDARVILRADSSKKFSDPTHSAWYFKSKGVDIDSRLKQIPNHHTKGMVVDGKRVLIGSHNWSGMGVSTNRDASLIFDHAGIAKYFADAFEIDWDRADPVPPKKFVPRPRGEESVLMVTPGDEAPQRPGYRRMRLSDYLAMVDE
- a CDS encoding type II toxin-antitoxin system HipA family toxin; its protein translation is MSKFMNVLMGGVPIGRLEQMDTGVLAIEYADGWLAADRVQIPLSMSLPLAAKKHSGAKVANYLWNLLPDSDQTLQKWGQIYGVSPNSAFALLSKVGEDCAGAIQIVTDEWMAANADSPGEVQWIDEAEVANRLKRLREERTWTGRRDGDRGHFSLAGAQPKMALLFDGKRWGVPSGRRATTHILKPPMPHLRGTTENEYACLRLANHLGITAAEAKVGKFGEEVAIVVTRYDREIDKDGVVRRFHQEDMCQALGVHPAVKYQSEGGPSIEQITNDVLRYATDPEADKAAFADMIAFSFLVLGTDAHAKNFSVIHLPGRRMFLAPLYDVLSFVPYDNDEHERRRLRMAMKIGGYYKFSEVLPRHWRRQAELMKMDPDEMIARLVVLGEKIPDALSDVVKEARVEGLKEPVLDTMLDGISARGKAIVQQYSA